A single genomic interval of Mytilus edulis unplaced genomic scaffold, xbMytEdul2.2 SCAFFOLD_763, whole genome shotgun sequence harbors:
- the LOC139506600 gene encoding deoxycytidylate deaminase-like: MDTDINRKRQRYLTWDQYFMAVALVSAERSKDPVTQVGACIVNTDNRIVGIGYNGMPNGCSDDDMPWGKNSKDILNTKKLYVCHAEMNAIVNKISADIRGCKMYVTLYPCNNCAKIIIQSGIKHMVYYDDKNRHKDEAKASQYMFDKAGISIRKYSSTSTLLNIGTLKSRL, translated from the exons ATATCAACAGAAAAAGACAACGATATTTAACATGGGACCAGTATTTTATGGCTGTTGCCTTGGTTTCAGCAGAAAGAAGCAAAGATCCTGTTACGCAG GTTGGTGCTTGTATTGTTAATACAGACAATAGGATTGTAGGTATAGGATATAATGGTATGCCTAATGGTTGCAGTGATGATGATATGCCTTGGGGAAAAAATTCAAAAGACATTCTTAATACGAAAAAATTATACG TGTGTCATGCGGAAATGAACGCTATTGTTAACAAGATATCTGCAGACATCCGGGGATGTAAGATGTACGTCACGCTGTATCCTTGTAATAATTGTGCAAAAATAATTATTCAATCTGGTATTAAACACATGGTTTACTATGATGATAAAAATAGACATAAAGACGAGGCAAAGGCGTCACAGTATATGTTTGATAAAGCAGGAATATCAATCAg GAAGTATAGTTCGACTTCGACACTGCTTAACATTGGAACTTTGAAGAGTAGATTATGA